One Enterobacter asburiae genomic window, ACACGTGCGGAACGGACGCGACGGTCCTGACGGGCATAGCCGAAGTAAGGGATTACAGCAGTGATACGGCCTGCTGAAGCGCGACGCAGGGCGTCGACCATAACAACCAATTCCATCAGGTTGTCGTTTGTTGGAGCACAGGTGGACTGGATGATGAAAATATCACCACCGCGTACATTTTCGTTAATTTGTACGCTGACTTCGCCGTCGCTAAAGCGACCTACGGCGGCGTCGCCGAGGGAAGTGTACAGGCGGTTGGCAATACGTTGTGCTAGTTCCGGGGTGGCGTTACCAGCAAAAAGCTTCATATCAGGCACGAGAAGAACCTCAGGCATGCGTCCAGTGGTGGATAGCGTTCGCCGCAAACTGTGCGGGCCAGGCGAAGGCTATCCAGGCGGTGTATTAAAGAGCGCGATGCAACGTCTGGAACAGGGTGACGTTGTCACCGAAACTCAGTCTGCGCCAGAATGGCCTGCTGTAGGGGGGAGGTGTTCATCCCACGTGCTACAAAACCATGCAGCCAAACCGGCGCTTGCTCAAGCACCTGACGAGCGGCGGATTCGGTGTCAAATTCAGCAAAGACACAGGCCCCTGTACCAGTCAGGCGCGACGGCGCGTATTCTAACAGCCAGGAAAGCACCGCATCAACCTCGCGAAAACGTTTTCTTGCGATAACCTCGCAATCGTTGCTGAATTCACAATTTAATAACGTTTCTATTGACCGAACCGGGGTATTCCTTTTCAGGTCAGGATCTTTAAAGATGACCGGGGTCGGAATGCTCACGCCAGGGTGGGCAACCAGATACCATTTCTCCGGCGGTTCAGCCGGGGAGAGGATCTCACCCACGCCCTCAGCAAAGGCCGCATGACCGCGAACAAACACCGGGACATCAGCCCCCAGCGTCAGGCCCAAGGCTGCCAGTTCGTCCTTCGACAGCCCGCAGCCCCAGAGGTGGTTCAGCGCAACCAACACGGTGGCAGCGTTGGATGAGCCACCGCCCAGACCGCCGCCCATCGGCAGGCGCTTCTCGATACGGATATCCGCACCGCTTCCCGCAGGCAGACGGCCCGATTCCGCTGCGGCTTTCATCAGCAGGCGCGCGGCGCGCACGATCAGGTTGTCCTCATGCGCCACGCCGTCGACCGGCGTTAGCAGGCAAATCTGCCCGTCCTGGCGCAGTTCGATGGAGATCGTGTCGCCATAGTCAATAAACTGAAACAGCGTCTGCAGGGTGTGATAACCGTCAGCACGCTGGCCGGTGATGTATAAAAACAGGTTCAGCTTTGCCGGAGAGGGCCAGTGGGTCATCATTTAACGATCCAGTTGTCCATTTTCAGCTTGATACGCTGGCTGCCCTGAGTCAGTTCCATATTCGATGGCAGCGACGGTTTACTCTTACTGTCATAGGCGCTGTACACCACTTTCCAGGTTTTACCGTTCTGGGTGTAGTTCACCTGGCTCAGACGGTACTGGTCGTCAAGGCTGTAGTCAGTTGCCTCACCCGGCAGGCCCAGGATCCACTGGCGCAGGCTGTTGAGCGGGATAGGCATCCCGGTCAGCTTGCCAATCATCTCTTCGGCATCGGTCGCGGTATAGTGCTGGCCTTTGTTATCGGTGATCTGCGCTTCACCCGGTTTCGCGATAAGCTCCAGTTCGGTGCTGCCCAGCGGGTTCAGCAGCAACAGGCGATAGTTGTCCTGACCCGTCTGCTGCCAGAAGAAGCGGGCATAAACCTTTTGTTCGTCAGAGAGATAAGCGAAAGCGCCGCGGGTCTGGTACTGGTTCAAATTACGGACGTCCTGCTGGTGCTGACGCCACTGCGGTGAATCAGGGCTTTTGCCCGGGCCTTTTGGTTGAGTGACGGTACATGCGGTCAGAACCAGTGCTGCCAGCGGCAGCAGGCGAATCAGTCGGGTCATAATGAGGACAAATCCTTGAGATACGTTGCAGTTATAACTGTTAATGCTAGCGTCGAAGGGGGCTACCGTCTACGTTCAAATTATCTCAAAGGGTTGTATCTACCCTAAATAATTCAAGCTGCATGAAGGCGGCAAGAGAGTGAATCCCCATGAGCATAGATAACTATGTGATTGGGGTGAACGAGCGCAGCCAACGCGCATGCAGCTTGAAGTATGACGGGTATAAGCTATTACTCCGAAAGGGGGCAGTCCCTTTTATTGATCTCGCGCATCCTGTATGATGCGTTCTGCTAACCTTATTAACGCTGGTACTACTCCCGCTCAACATGACCCTATTAGCACTCGGCATCAACCACAAAACGGCTCCGGTTTCGCTGCGAGAACGCGTGACGTTTTCGCCGGATACGCTTGACCTGGCGCTGGACAGCCTGCTTGCACAGCCGATGGTGCAGGGTGGCGTGGTGCTCTCGACGTGCAACCGTACCGAGCTGTATTTAAGCGTGGAAGAGCAGGACAACCTGCATGAAGCGCTGATCCGCTGGTTATGCGACTACCACAATCTCAACGAAGACGAGCTGCGCAATAGCCTGTACTGGCATCAGGACAACGATGCCGTCAGCCACCTGATGCGCGTCGCCAGCGGGCTGGATTCGCTGGTACTGGGCGAGCCGCAGATCCTGGGTCAGGTGAAAAAAGCGTTTGCGGACTCGCAAAAAGGGCACCTGAAGGCCAGCGAGCTGGAGCGCATGTTCCAGAAGTCGTTCTCCGTGGCGAAGCGTGTGCGAACCGAAACCGACATTGGTGCCAGTGCGGTTTCTGTTGCTTTCGCGGCCTGCACCCTTGCACGCCAAATCTTTGAATCCCTGTCTACCGTCACCGTGATGCTGGTGGGTGCGGGCGAAACCATCGAACTTGTGGCGCGCCATCTGCGCGAGCATAAAGTGAAAAAGATGATTATCGCTAACCGCACCCGCGAACGCGCGCAGGTGCTGGCGGATGAAGTGGGCGCAGAGGTGGTTGCCCTGAGCGACATCGATGAACGCCTGAAAGAGGCGGACATTATTATCAGCTCTACCGCCAGCCCGCTGCCAATTATCGGAAAAGGGATGGTGGAGCGTGCGCTGAAGTCCCGTCGTAATCAGCCGATGCTGCTGGTGGATATCGCCGTCCCGCGCGATGTTGAGCCGGAAGTGGGCAAGCTGCCTAACGCCTATCTCTACAGCGTGGATGACCTGCAAAGCATCATTTCGCACAACCTCGCCCAGCGTAAAGCGGCGGCGGTGCAGGCGGAAACCATCGTTGAGCAGGAAACCAGTGAGTTTATGGCCTGGCTGCGCGCGCAAAGCGTCAGCGAGACCATCCGCGAGTATCGCGGGCAGGCGGAGCAGGTGCGTGATGACCTGACTGCCAAAGCGTTAGCGGCCCTTGAACAGGGCGGCGACGCAAATGCGATTATGCAGGACCTGGCGTGGAAACTGACCAACCGCCTGATCCATGCACCAACCAAATCTCTTCAGCAGGCCGCCCGTGACGGGGATGATGAGCGCCTGACTATTCTGCGCAACAGCCTCGGGCTGGAATAGCGCCCTATACCCATTTTCTAAGACAAGGTGCACTTACGCCTATGAAGCCTTCTATCGTCGCTAAACTGGAAGCTCTGCACGAGCGCCATGAAGAAGTACAGGCGCTCCTCGGGGATGCCGGGACCATCGCGGACCAGGAACGTTTTCGCGCGCTCTCGCGTGAATACGCGCAGTTAAGTGATGTTTCTAAATGCTTTACCGACTGGCGACAGGTTCAGGAAGATATTGAAACCGCGCAGATGATGCTCGACGATCCTGAAATGCGCGAGATGGCGCAGGAAGAGTTGCAGGACGCGAAAGCGCGTTCTGAAGAGATGGAGCAGCAGCTTCAGGTGCTTCTGCTGCCGAAGGATCCGGACGATGAGCGTAACGCGTTTGTAGAAGTGCGCGCCGGTACCGGCGGTGACGAAGCGGCCCTGTTTGCCGGGGATCTGTTCCGCATGTACAGCCGCTACGCCGAATCGCGTCGCTGGCGCGTGGAGATCATGAGCGCCAACGAAGGCGAACATGGTGGCTACAAAGAGGTTATCGCCAAGATCAGCGGCGACGGCGTGTACGGTCGTCTCAAGTTTGAATCCGGCGGTCACCGCGTACAGCGCGTACCGGCCACCGAATCTCAGGGACGCATTCACACCTCAGCCTGTACGGTAGCGGTGATGCCGGAGCTGCCGGAAGCAGAACTGCCGGACATCAATCCGGCGGACCTGCGTATTGATACCTTCCGCTCCTCTGGCGCGGGCGGTCAGCACGTCAACACCACCGATTCCGCCATCCGTATTACCCACCTGCCAACCGGCATCGTCGTCGAATGCCAGGACGAGCGTTCACAGCACAAAAACAAAGCCAAAGCGTTGTCCGTGCTGGGCGCGCGTATCCACGCAGCGGAAATGGCGAAACGCCAGCAGGCGGAAGCGTCTACGCGTCGTAACCTGCTGGGCAGCGGCGATCGCAGCGACCGTAACCGCACCTATAACTTCCCGCAGGGCCGCGTGACCGACCACCGCATCAACCTGACGCTGTACCGTCTGGACGAGGTGATGGAAGGGAAGCTGGATATGCTGATCGAGCCTATCGTGCAGGAATATCAGGCCGACCAGCTGGCGGCACTGTCCGAGCAGGACTAATGGATTTTCAGCGCTGGTTACGTGAGGCGGCCGGAGAGCTTTCAGAAAGCGAAAGCCCGAAACGCGATGCCGAAATTTTGCTTGAGCATGTGACGGGTAAAGCCCGTACGTATCTGCTGGCTTTTGGCGAAACCGAACTGACCGCTGAGCAGGAAGCGCAGCTCGCCGCGCTGCTTGCCCGTCGTAAAACCGGCGAGCCGGTGGCACACCTTGTCGGTGAACGTGAGTTCTGGTCGTTACCGCTGTACGTCTCGGCGGCGACGCTGATCCCGCGTCCGGACACCGAGTGTCTGGTTGAGCAGGCGCTTGCGCGTTTACCGGCGGCGGCCTGCAGCATTCTCGACCTTGGGACGGGGACAGGTGCTATCGCGCTGGCGCTGGCCACCGAGCGGCCCGACTGCGCGGTGACGGCGGTGGACGTAATGCCCGACGCGGTGGCGCTGGCGCAGCGTAACGTGGAACGTCTCGGGCTCCGCAACGTGACGGTGCTGCAAAGCAGCTGGTTTGCCGCGCTGGAGAATCGCTCATTTGCGATGATTGTCAGCAATCCTCCTTATATCGACGAACATGACCCGCACCTTGCGCAGGGAGATGTTCGCTTCGAACCGCTCACGGCGCTCGTGGCCGCCAACGCGGGATTAGCCGATCTTGATCACATAGTGACAACGTCACGGGAACATTTACTTCCCGGCGGCTGGCTGCTCGTGGAGCATGGCTGGACGCAGGGAGAAGCCGTGCGGACACTGTTTACGCAAGCAGGTTACGCCGCAGTCGAAACCTGCCGCGACTACGGCGGCAACGAACGCCTGACGCTGGGGCAGTGGCCATGAAAACAGGCTATCTGCCATTTACTGATAAAGGCGCATGGCTGACTGAAAAGCTGTTTGGCGTTATCATCTACATCGTTTTGAGTTTT contains:
- the prfA gene encoding peptide chain release factor 1, which encodes MKPSIVAKLEALHERHEEVQALLGDAGTIADQERFRALSREYAQLSDVSKCFTDWRQVQEDIETAQMMLDDPEMREMAQEELQDAKARSEEMEQQLQVLLLPKDPDDERNAFVEVRAGTGGDEAALFAGDLFRMYSRYAESRRWRVEIMSANEGEHGGYKEVIAKISGDGVYGRLKFESGGHRVQRVPATESQGRIHTSACTVAVMPELPEAELPDINPADLRIDTFRSSGAGGQHVNTTDSAIRITHLPTGIVVECQDERSQHKNKAKALSVLGARIHAAEMAKRQQAEASTRRNLLGSGDRSDRNRTYNFPQGRVTDHRINLTLYRLDEVMEGKLDMLIEPIVQEYQADQLAALSEQD
- the lolB gene encoding lipoprotein insertase outer membrane protein LolB, with the translated sequence MTRLIRLLPLAALVLTACTVTQPKGPGKSPDSPQWRQHQQDVRNLNQYQTRGAFAYLSDEQKVYARFFWQQTGQDNYRLLLLNPLGSTELELIAKPGEAQITDNKGQHYTATDAEEMIGKLTGMPIPLNSLRQWILGLPGEATDYSLDDQYRLSQVNYTQNGKTWKVVYSAYDSKSKPSLPSNMELTQGSQRIKLKMDNWIVK
- the hemA gene encoding glutamyl-tRNA reductase, which encodes MTLLALGINHKTAPVSLRERVTFSPDTLDLALDSLLAQPMVQGGVVLSTCNRTELYLSVEEQDNLHEALIRWLCDYHNLNEDELRNSLYWHQDNDAVSHLMRVASGLDSLVLGEPQILGQVKKAFADSQKGHLKASELERMFQKSFSVAKRVRTETDIGASAVSVAFAACTLARQIFESLSTVTVMLVGAGETIELVARHLREHKVKKMIIANRTRERAQVLADEVGAEVVALSDIDERLKEADIIISSTASPLPIIGKGMVERALKSRRNQPMLLVDIAVPRDVEPEVGKLPNAYLYSVDDLQSIISHNLAQRKAAAVQAETIVEQETSEFMAWLRAQSVSETIREYRGQAEQVRDDLTAKALAALEQGGDANAIMQDLAWKLTNRLIHAPTKSLQQAARDGDDERLTILRNSLGLE
- the prmC gene encoding peptide chain release factor N(5)-glutamine methyltransferase; the encoded protein is MDFQRWLREAAGELSESESPKRDAEILLEHVTGKARTYLLAFGETELTAEQEAQLAALLARRKTGEPVAHLVGEREFWSLPLYVSAATLIPRPDTECLVEQALARLPAAACSILDLGTGTGAIALALATERPDCAVTAVDVMPDAVALAQRNVERLGLRNVTVLQSSWFAALENRSFAMIVSNPPYIDEHDPHLAQGDVRFEPLTALVAANAGLADLDHIVTTSREHLLPGGWLLVEHGWTQGEAVRTLFTQAGYAAVETCRDYGGNERLTLGQWP
- the ispE gene encoding 4-(cytidine 5'-diphospho)-2-C-methyl-D-erythritol kinase, whose product is MMTHWPSPAKLNLFLYITGQRADGYHTLQTLFQFIDYGDTISIELRQDGQICLLTPVDGVAHEDNLIVRAARLLMKAAAESGRLPAGSGADIRIEKRLPMGGGLGGGSSNAATVLVALNHLWGCGLSKDELAALGLTLGADVPVFVRGHAAFAEGVGEILSPAEPPEKWYLVAHPGVSIPTPVIFKDPDLKRNTPVRSIETLLNCEFSNDCEVIARKRFREVDAVLSWLLEYAPSRLTGTGACVFAEFDTESAARQVLEQAPVWLHGFVARGMNTSPLQQAILAQTEFR